The DNA segment CAATGGATATTCGTCAACGTATGCCATTGATATTGATGCTCCAGCTTATGCTGTTTACCGTATTTTCAAGCAGATTGGTGCGGAAAAGTCTGGTTCTTTCAGTTCAGAGTTCCTCGAGCGTACCTTCGCTCGACTACCGTTCTTCAATTCCTATGAGATTCAAGAAGAGTTCCAGCAGCCAGATTCCATGGTGCCAGGCGATATTGCGGCGTTCGATTTCCATGGTATGTCAATGGAATGGGCAGACGTTGTTCCAGGTAAGTACATGGTGCAGTGGGTGGACACCAAGAATCCGCCAGCCGCTCCAGGTTCTTACGCATTCCGTTTCCCATTCATGAAGCACTTTGCTGCTGCTTGGTGTTTCTATTTCGTGCCATTGAAGGGTGACCGTTGCCGATTGATCAACCACTGGCGTATTGGTTTCGAACCGGATAATCCAACGATTTCAGCGATCAACTGGATTAATATTGAGCTTATTGGTGGTGTCATGACGCACCTTCAAAACCTGTATGTTAAGCGTGTAGTTGAGTTCCGCAAGAAGCAGCACCATACCGGAAAGATGATGCGCGGTATTTTGGGTGGACGCTGGTTTAATACCGGTACCCCAGCTGGTCGTTGGGATGGGACCCCGCTATTTGAAGAAACCTATACTCAGTGGATGCGTTACGGTCGTCAATCTCCAGCCGTGGCAGAAATCCGTGAACCCGTCACGGACAACCCCGAGTGGCCACCAACGGGCCCAGGAACACCGTGGGCTGACATTGTCGACGAGGATTATTTCACTGATTGGGAAGAGCCAGAGTTCTCTTGGGAAGAGCAGATTCGCCAGAAGAAGGAAAAGACCTATCTCAAGGGATGGGGTAAGAAGAAGCCTTCAGAAGAGAAGTAATTCATCTGAAAGATAGTCCTGACGAAGTGAGCGAGTGCCATGTGGTGTCCGCTCACTTCGTTTTTAGATGAGGGTTTATGAATGGGAAAGTAATTTGTCATAGAAAAGTGGGTTCCGGTGTGCGTGGTATTAGGTAGCGGTTAGGGGAAATGAAGAGGCGATAGAGAGTGGAATCGGGGAACTAGTACTAGTTCCCCGATTCCACTCTCGTAGAAGTTGTTAGTTGATCACTCAGTTTTTTGGGCGTATCCCTTTACGCTGCTTTGCGGCTTTTCGATAGTGTAGTTCTTCGGGAGTCTTACCTAGACGTCCGGCAATAGCTATCTTGTCTTCCTCGGATGCATTCCTGCGGACCATGCGAATGTATTCTGGAGTATCGGAGTAGACTTCGACCTTAAATGGATTACGTTTGAGCGTAGCGATGCGGTAGAAGTGGTATCCGAAGACGGCGACATTGACAACGAGCGCTAGGAATGAGAAGAGGAATAGTGCTGTTGAGTTGTAGCTCGAACGATGAGCAAACATTGAGTCGTGCATGAAGTGTGGGAACGTAAGGACGACTGCAGACCAGAGAGTCAGTGTGTAAGCGCGGAACTGAATCCACGATCCACGCATGCTTGGGAATAGTGCCGGAATGGTGCATGAGGCTAGTAGAGCAAGACCGGAGTACCATGCTCGGTCAGGCAAGCAATTGTAGACGTATGCGAAATTCCACAGGTCGTAAGCAATAATCCATCCAAGTGTGAGATCGCCCCAGATGATTGCTTTGCTCTTGTTGCTTGCAACGAAAATTCCGACCCAGCCGGAGATTGCCAGTAGATTGAGAATGCCGGCAATGCCGTTCATATAGTTCCAGCTACCACCCGAAATAGTTAGTCCGGTTGCTGGGTCTAGACCATGAATATTTGCGCACTGGAAATCACGGATAACGGCTTCGAGGATGTTAATGGCAAGAATGATAGGCGGAATCATGAGATACCACTGGTTCTTACGAAGCTTTTGCGAATATTGTAGTCCAACTAGGGATAGTGAACCGGCTAGTGCTGAGTATTGCTTGACAATCGGGAACCATCCCTCAGCTCGCGTTCCTTGAGTGGAGTATGGCCACCAGAAAATTGTGAGCAGAACTGGTGCGATCACGAAAACGGCAAGGACGACCCATTTATTGCGTTGGGCTAGCCAGGCTGTGAGTGCCAGCGCTGCAGTGACGGCGATAAGCATCGCGTAATCCCACCATTCGCCAACTTCGAAGGCGAAGAGAGTGGGGTAATCAAGAGCAGGAAGTGCTGTAAACATGTGTACCCTCATTGTAAATACGGAAGTGTGTTGTGAATAACATCGTATATCTATATTAATCACTTTCTTTCCTAGAAGATAGGACTTTCGTGTGGTTGTTTAGTTGCTCTGACGATAGTCGAGTGCTGATTTTTGAGGAGTAATAAGGGTTGCTGGGCCATTGACTTGTTAGGACATCCTAATGTGCATGTGTCGCTATGAGCTTGTTAGTGTGTGGCAGGGAAGTTGCTGGCAAGGTGGTGAATAAGTTGCATATTGATTTATAAGGTTGCCCTAAGTAGCATATTTCTGTCATGAAAAAATGATGTTTATTTAGCCTGAATGTAGGAGTAATTTACACATGGGCCGCACAATGAGGAAAATGCTTATTTCATCAGCGCTGGCGACAGCGCTGATGATGGGTAACACCATCCCAGCCTTAGCTAGCCAAGAAAATGAGGCGGGTACGAATGAACCGTCTTTAACCGCTACGGAAAAAGGAAGCGCTGAAGAAAGCGCGGCCGTTGCAAACGACGATGTTGCAGTAGCTCAGCCAGCTCAAGCCGCATCTGTCGATGAGTCAACCCAACCAACCCAACCTGTCGTAACGCCAGCTGAACCTGTTGCGCCTGCTACCGAAGTCACTGAGCCAGTTGCTCAAACCGAGGCAAAAGTTCTGAGCGGATCCGCTAACTGGGATTTCCGCCGCTCATTCCGCGACTACGTCGGCTCTGAAGGTGAAAAACTTACCGAGACCACTATTCTCGAGCAGGGAAAGAATCTACTTTGGAGTCTCGCTCCGAATCAGCAACTCGACTTCTCCAAGCCTGCTGGAAAGTTGCACTTCACCGGTAAAATCGAGTGGTCGAAATATGATGGCTACCTCAATGTTTGGATCGCAAATCCAACCATCGACTTTGACACCAAAAAACTGCTTGCTGATGGCTACACCAAGGGCACGATGGCCAAGGCCGGACAAGTTCAGTTTGAACAGAAACCGATTGCAGAACTTGAAGATCTGAAGGTAACTGAAAAAAATGGCTATGTTGTGGTGTCCTCTCTTGATCCAGTGTTAACAGAAAACGTCAAGTCGCTTGTTGGCTTCTATGCTGGTGAAAAGGGTGCGCCTTTTGTTGCTACCATCGGAACGGTGGCCGAAGATGCAGCTATTCCTGCACCCGTCTTGTGGGAAATGTTCCCTGACCGCTGGAAAGACCCAGTAAATGGCCCGGTTTACAGTGATGATCCGCTCACAGATATTCAAATCCCAGACGCTAACCTCGATAAATGTATTCGAGAGCAGGAGGGCGTCGATCCAAAGATCCCAATGACAAACAAGGTACTCGAGGGAATTCAATCGTTGAGTTGTGCCGCTTCCGATATCAAAAGCTTAGAAGGTTTGGAAAAGGCAATTAATCTAGCCTCGATCAATCTATACCAGAATAAGATTACTGATCTTGGACCACTACGTGACTTGACGAAGCTCGTCAGCGTTTCGGTAGGTAAAAACCAGCTAACGTCGCTCGCGCCATTAGCCAAGCTGACAGATCTCTACACGTTAAACGCGGAAGAAAACTGGTTGACGGATGTTGCTGCAGTTAAAAACAAGCCTTATCTGTCTACGCTCAATCTTTCCCACAATCGTATTAGTGACATCTCTCAGTTGCCGTTGTTGGCGGAGAGCCCAGAAGCAGACGCTATTGAAGATCTCAATCTCTCGTACAACCGTATTTCTGATCTTTCTGGATGGAACGATCTCGTCCTTGCTAAGAGCGTGAACCTTTCCCACAATCTGATCGAAGATCTTGGCACTCTTCCCCTTAAACGTGGCATTCGGAAGCTTGACCTAGAGCATAACTTCATTAGTGATCCGTCAGCGCTCGCTAAATGGAAACCAAATGCTGAATTCATCACCTGGATTAAGCTTGCACATAACTCCTTTGGGCAAGAAGGCTGGGATTCTCTAAAGCCATTAACAGAGATTGTTGATGAATATTGGGGCACCAAGAAGAGTTTACTACGTGGCGCTCCTAACGAGGATCAGAATGCGGAAGACCTGCGCAACACTGAGACTAAGGCAGATGTTCAGGCATCACATGACGATCAAGACAAGAAGATTGCTACAGAAATCGCAAAGATTAAAGAGGAACTTGAAGCTAAGCGGCAGGCTGAAGAAGCACGCAAGGCTGAAGAAGCACGCAAGGCTGAAGAAGCACGTAAGGCTGAAGAAGCACGTAAGGCTGAAGAAGCCCGCAAGGCTAATGAAAACGATGCAAAAAACAACAAGATCTCTGGCTTCCTCGACTGGGGCGTGAAAAAAACCTTCCGTGAGTACATTCACGGATTCGCCGCCGGAGACTGGACTCTGTCAAACGGTGTGGTTGGTGAATTTAAGTTCCCGGTAAAGAATGACGGAAAAATCTCGACAGATAGCCTCACGGAGATCAACTTCGATGGCAAAGTTCATTTCACAGGACATCACGGTCTGCTCGATTTAGCTATCTCGGAACCAACAGTCAAAAACGAATCCGGATCGTGGAAACTATACGCAACCGTTGACTCACGCGCTTTTGACAAAAAAGATATCGGAAAAGTCTTCGCCGGAATCAAAGTTCCTGCCGGAGAGCTCACAACCAATCGAGTAGCCATCGCGAACTTATCGACACCAGAAAAAGTTACCA comes from the Arcanobacterium phocisimile genome and includes:
- a CDS encoding HtaA domain-containing protein, giving the protein MLISSALATALMMGNTIPALASQENEAGTNEPSLTATEKGSAEESAAVANDDVAVAQPAQAASVDESTQPTQPVVTPAEPVAPATEVTEPVAQTEAKVLSGSANWDFRRSFRDYVGSEGEKLTETTILEQGKNLLWSLAPNQQLDFSKPAGKLHFTGKIEWSKYDGYLNVWIANPTIDFDTKKLLADGYTKGTMAKAGQVQFEQKPIAELEDLKVTEKNGYVVVSSLDPVLTENVKSLVGFYAGEKGAPFVATIGTVAEDAAIPAPVLWEMFPDRWKDPVNGPVYSDDPLTDIQIPDANLDKCIREQEGVDPKIPMTNKVLEGIQSLSCAASDIKSLEGLEKAINLASINLYQNKITDLGPLRDLTKLVSVSVGKNQLTSLAPLAKLTDLYTLNAEENWLTDVAAVKNKPYLSTLNLSHNRISDISQLPLLAESPEADAIEDLNLSYNRISDLSGWNDLVLAKSVNLSHNLIEDLGTLPLKRGIRKLDLEHNFISDPSALAKWKPNAEFITWIKLAHNSFGQEGWDSLKPLTEIVDEYWGTKKSLLRGAPNEDQNAEDLRNTETKADVQASHDDQDKKIATEIAKIKEELEAKRQAEEARKAEEARKAEEARKAEEARKAEEARKANENDAKNNKISGFLDWGVKKTFREYIHGFAAGDWTLSNGVVGEFKFPVKNDGKISTDSLTEINFDGKVHFTGHHGLLDLAISEPTVKNESGSWKLYATVDSRAFDKKDIGKVFAGIKVPAGELTTNRVAIANLSTPEKVTNGNETKLSFASVVLTAQGAQAFAGFYRVGQELDPLTIVLGVPAQSPNADNEKPSAPGENGTDVNPGSGNDQQAHPESNATQNQANTPAPIKKCEVDPNKKRITSGNLSWGIRSSFTTYVRGSIAHGGWDLNGASWNGSTFNFPATGGLYNTATRTGNIYYGGTVHFTGHDGILDLTMSNPSISINGNSGSLYMTVTGSDMSGKKFELGRVNFATVSLNGISVSDGALSFSGAAVSLTEQGAKAFAGFYKPGETLDSMSSQVTLVPATECDPVTGELIEYGAFGTALAKTGIETQGMLLGSILLLFAGLGALGVRRRRLHVA
- a CDS encoding DUF5692 family protein; the protein is MFTALPALDYPTLFAFEVGEWWDYAMLIAVTAALALTAWLAQRNKWVVLAVFVIAPVLLTIFWWPYSTQGTRAEGWFPIVKQYSALAGSLSLVGLQYSQKLRKNQWYLMIPPIILAINILEAVIRDFQCANIHGLDPATGLTISGGSWNYMNGIAGILNLLAISGWVGIFVASNKSKAIIWGDLTLGWIIAYDLWNFAYVYNCLPDRAWYSGLALLASCTIPALFPSMRGSWIQFRAYTLTLWSAVVLTFPHFMHDSMFAHRSSYNSTALFLFSFLALVVNVAVFGYHFYRIATLKRNPFKVEVYSDTPEYIRMVRRNASEEDKIAIAGRLGKTPEELHYRKAAKQRKGIRPKN